TAGACGATTTAGTTGCAGAAAAAATTGCACTAGAAGCCCAATTAAAAGATATTAAAAAAGATCAATGGCAAGAAGCAAAAGAGAAAATTTCCGCTAAAATTGATTTGCCAGATGATTGGAAAGAACAAGCGACTGATGCAATTAATCAGGCTGGTGAAAAAATGGCAGAAGCTGGAACGCATTTAGGACGGTTTTTAAAACAAACTTTCCAGAGCGTTTCTGAAACAGTAAATGATAACGTGGAATGGAAAGATATTAATCTCAAAGTTCCCGGCGTGGCGACAACGAAGTTTGAACATACATTTGAATATCCTGAAACTGAAGCTAGCATTTTGGATGTGAAAGTTGCAAATGGAAATATTCGTTTTGAAATGTGGGAAAAAGCGGGTGTTAAAGTTGATGCTAAAATTAAACTATATGGCAAGATGAATGAAGCGACTCCTTTTGATGCTTTTGAAGCCCGTAGTAAAATTGATGTGGACAACGAACATATCTCTTTTCAGGTTCCCAACAAACGAGTACGTACTGATTTAGTTTTCTACTTACCAAAACGGATTTATGACCATGTTTCAATTCGTTTATTAAATGGTGATGTAGTAATCAAAGAATTAGATGCAAAAGATGTATATACGAAAGTGACAAATGGAAATATTGAATTTCAAACAGTTAATGCTACGATGTTAGAAATCGAAGGTGTCAATGGCGCAATCGATGTATTTAAAGGAAGTATTTTGGACAGTATCATCGAAACAGTTAATGGGACGGTAACGATGACGACAACACCACAAACACTCGGCGTTTCATTGGTCAACGGTGATGTTCGCTTGACTTTCAAAGAAAATAATTTAAAAAAGGCTAACGCTAGCTCTGTTAATGGCAATGTGAAAATTGCTCTACCATCAACATTAGGTGTAGAAGGAAATGCGAGAACAAGTCTTGGCAGTATCAATTCTCGCATGACAGCTTATGACGTTGTTCGTGAGAAAAAAGAAAAAATGAATCAAATGTTACAATTTCGTCGTCTTAGTGAAGATGAAGTTGCCTATGTTGAATTAACAACCACTACAGGTAACATCTTCTTAAAAGATGCAGAATAAAACAAAAGACAAATTAAAATAAGCTAGTGTATTATATAGAGGATAGAGGTGAGAACTATGAAAAAAAGACTAACAAAATCAAATAACAATGTTGTGTTGACTGGGACTTTGGGCGGGATTGCAGAATTTTTCGGCATTGATCCAACTATTGTACGTGTAATCTTTGTATTTTTTACATTGTTTGGTGTTGGCTCAACAATTCCTTTATATATTATCCTGGCGATTATTATGCCTTCTGGGCGCAGTAATCAAAGTGGTTATGAACAACCAAGACGGAACTATCATCCAAAGTACAGTGAACCCAAAACACGACCAAGAAAACCAGCTGAAAAAATTGATGATGACGATTGGAGTGACTTTTAATGACTTACTTCCAACGTTTATTAGTTAATACATTGACGTTTATTGCCCTGGCAGTTTTGCTGCCAGGGATGGTCCATGTTAGCAGTTGGGTGATGGCTTTAATTGCCAGTTTTGTTTTATCCATTTTAAATGGATTTGTAAAACCGATTCTTTCACTTTTATCTTTGCCGCTGACGTTTTTGACATTGGGACTTTTTAGTTTCGTCATAAATGCAGCGATGTTAAAACTGACTTCTACTTTTGTTGGAGAGATGCACTTTGGCTTCTCATCTTTTGGGGCAGCAATTATGGTAGCTGTGATAATGTCATTAGTAAATATGATTGTAACTGAACATAACATGCAAAATTATCAAGATGATTAAAAAGTCTCGACTTATGAATAAATAGGTCGGGACTTTTATAGTTATTATTCGAATTAGTGGTATTTTATGCTGTAATTACGAGTTCTAAACAGATTAGGCTTACAAATAACTTTTGATAATAGCCAAGGAAATCTAGTTCCAACTGTTTTTTTCGTGCCCCTATCCTAGTAACTTTATTAAGAGAATGGTAAAATGAGGCAGATTAGACTTTTAAGAAATGAGGGAATTGCATGGCAGAAGTTGTCAAAGTTATCCAAATGGTTGAAAAATTAAATTTGGAAGTCGTGACAGGTTCAGAAAAAGCATTAAATCGGTTAATTAAAACTGCTGACATATCACGTCCCGGCCTAGAATTAACGGGATATTTTACTTACTATTCTTACGATCGTTTGCAATTATTTGGTAGTAAAGAAATTACTTTTGCAGAACGGATGATGCCAGAAGAACGCTTGATGGTTTTAAGAAGAATGTGTAATGAGGAAACACCTGCATTTATTGTTTCTAGAGGACTACCAATTCCACAAGAAATGATAGATGCTTGTGAGGAGTTCGATATTGCCATTTTGCGCTCGCCGATTTCAACATCACGTTTATTAGGCGAAATGTCTGCTTATTTGAGTAGTTTGTTAGCACCAAGAACCAGTGTTCATGGTGTTTTAGTAGACGTCTATGGATTGGGTGTATTAATTCAAGGAGATAGTGGCATCGGTAAAAGTGAAACAGCTTTGGAATTAATTAAACGCGGGCATCGTCTAATTGCTGACGATCGTGTGGATGTGTATCAGCAAGATGAGCTAACGCTTGTGGGAGAACCGCCAAGAATTTTACAACATTTAATTGAAATCCGCGGAATTGGGATTATCGATGTGATGAATTTATTTGGTGCTAGTGCTGTTCGGGGGAGTATGCAGGTACAATTAGCCGTTTATTTGGAAGGTTGGTCAAAAGAAAAGACTTACGATCGTTTAGGCTCAGCAGCGACTTCCATTCAAATTGCTGAAGTTGATATACCACAAATTAAAATTCCTGTGAAAACAGGACGAAATGTTGCGATTATTGTTGAAGTTGCTGCAATGAATTTTCGGGCAAAAGCAATGGGCTATGATGCAACAAAAACGTTTGAACAACGCTTAAGTCAATTGATTGAAGAAAATTCAGGTAATCAACTATAAATTTTTTATTTGTGTCAATGACAATTTAATGGAATAGAGGTTTTTTCATGTTAGCAGTAGTTGATCGAGTTGCCTTTGAATTTTTTGGTATAGCAATATATTGGTATGCCATTATTATTGTTACTGGTATTATTCTTGCAATGTTTTTAAGTTCACGAGAAGCCGTCCGCGTTGGTTTAAAGGCCGATGACGTGACAGACTTTATGCTAGTTGGACTGCCAGTAGCCTTGATTGGAGCCAGACTTTATTATGTTTTATTTGATTTACCAACATATATGGCTGATCCGCTTCAAATATTTAACGTTCGCTCAGGAGGACTGGCAATCTATGGTGGGTTGATAGCTGGAGGTATTTGGTTAATTATTTTTTGTCGTCATCAGTTTATCCCTATTTGGAAATTCTTGGATATTGCAGCACCAAGTATTATTTTGGCGCAAGGGATTGGTCGTTGGGGAAACTTTATGAACCACGAAGCCTATGGAGCTATTACAACCAAGAACTTTTTGACCAACTTACATTTGCCACAATTCATTATCGACAATATGTATATTGAAGGGCATTTTAGGCAGCCAACTTTTTTATATGAATCCGTTTGGAATGTATTAGGATTTTTAGTCTTAATTATTTTAAGGAATAAAAAAATCTTTAAAGAAGGGGAAGTTGTCTTAAGTTATATTATTTGGTATAGTTTCGGGCGCTTCTTTATTGAAGGGATGCGAAGCGATAGTTTGTATTTATTCGGTTCTATTCGTATTTCTCAGGCGTTATCTTTTGTCTTGTTTTTTGCAGCTTGGGGTATTTTAGTTTACCGACGTAAAAATAACCATGAACTAAAAGATTATGACCGCAGTCGTGGTAAAGATCGCTTTTTAATTTAACTAACAGCTACTAGTCAAATTGTGCTAAAATGAAGTTTGTATAGTACCTTTTCATCGTGGAAAGATAGTTTTTTATGACGATTTGTTGTAGGAAGCTTTACAATCAAGGAGGGTTTATTTTGAAACAAAAAATTGCTGTCTTAGGACCTGGGTCATGGGGAACGGCGTTAGCGCAAGTTTTATCAGAAAATGGTCATGAAGTAAGAATTTGGGGGAACAATCCGGCACAGATTGATGAGATTAATACCTACCATACTAATCGTCATTATTTGCCTGATGTGAAGCTACCAGAAAATATTATTGCAGTCAAAGATATTAATGAAGCGCTAGACGATTGTGATGCAGCTCTTTTTGTTGTACCAACAAAAGCTATGCGAATTGTGGCAAAGGAATTTGCGGAAAATGTAAAACATCAGCCTGTAATTATTCATGCCTCTAAAGGATTAGAACAAGAAAGTCATAAACGCATTTCTGAAATTTTGATTGAAGAAATTCCTGCTGAAAATCGTAAAGCTGTTGTTGTTTTATCTGGACCAAGTCACGCAGAAGAAGTGGTACGTCATGACATCACGACAATTACAGCTGCAAGCGTTGATCAAGCAGCAGCAGAGTACGTTCAAGATTTATTTATGAATGATTATTTTAGAATTTATACCAATGATGATGTTATCGGTGTTGAAACAGGTGCTGCTTTAAAAAATATTATTGCCATTGGTGCAGGAGCAATCCATGGCCTAGGCTATGGTGATGATGCTAAAGCTGCCATTATGACCCGCGGGCTAGCCGAGATTAGTCGTCTTGGCGTGGCGATGGGAGCTAATCCATTAACTTTCATTGGTTTAAGTGGTGTGGGAGATTTAATTGTGACATGTACCAGTGTTCATTCCCGTAACTGGCGTGCTGGAAATTTATTAGGAAAAGGTCATTCACTAGATGAAGTCTTAGATAATATGGGGATGATTGTTGAAGGTGTAGCAACGACTAAAGCTGCTATGGAGTTGGCCCAAACATTAAAAATTGAAATGCCAATTACAGAAACGATTTATAGTGTTTTGTATGATAATAAACCAATTAAAGATGCCGCTCGTGACATCATGTTGCGGGATGGTCGTAAAGAAAATGAGTTTACTTTGAATTAACGGGGAGTTTTAGAGAATGAAAGTAAAAAAAGCTGTTATTCCTGCTGCCGGGTTAGGAACCCGTTTTTTGCCCGCGACCAAAGCAATGGCAAAAGAAATGTTACCAATTGTTGATAAACCAACAATTCAATTTATTGTAGAAGAAGCATTAAAATCAGGGATTGAAGATATTTTAATTGTAACTGGTAAAGCCAAACGACCGATCGAGGATCATTTTGATGCTAATATTGAATTGGAAACTAATTTAAAAGAAAAAGGTAAGACAGAATTATTAAAATTAGTGGAAGAAACTACGGATGTTAACTTGCATTTTATTCGACAATCCCATCCCAAAGGCTTAGGACATGCAGTTTTGCAAGCTAAAGCATTTGTCGGCAACGAACCGTTTGTTGTTATGTTAGGCGATGACTTAATGGAAGATAAAGTACCATTAACAAAACAATTAATTAATGACTACGAAAAAACCCATGCGTCAACAATTGCCGTTATGAAAGTACCACATGAAGATACGTCTAAATATGGTATTATTAATCCTGGTGAACAAGTTCAGCCTGGTCTGTACAATGTTAAAAATTTCGTTGAAAAGCCAACACCAGAAAAAGCACCTAGTGATTTAGCAATTATTGGTCGCTATTTATTGACACCAGAGATTTTTAATGTTTTAGAAGTGCAAAAACCTGGTGCGGGGAATGAAATTCAATTAACAGATGCTATTGATGAGCTAAATAAAACCCAACGTGTTTTTGCGCGGGAATTTAAAGGGCAACGTTATGATGTTGGCGACAAATTAGGTTTTATGAAAACGAGCATTGATTATGGACTAAAACATCCTGAAGTAAAAGATGGTCTAAAGGATTACATTTTAGAATTAGCGGATACATTTAAAAAAGAACAAAAAATAAAATAAACGTACAGAACCTACGAAAGATTTTTTCTTACGTAGGTTTTTTGTTTTTGGAAGCGGCTTATAAAAGGGGTACAATGGGAAAATAGAAAAATTCATTTGTTCTTTTTATTTGTTTCAAAAGATACCTCGTGATATGCTTAGTATGACGGAATTTAAAAAATTTCAGTGTTGGAAAGGAGTTTTGGCATGAGTGGGGGAGAAATTGCAGCATTAATTGCAGCGATTGCCTTTGCTGTCTTAGTGGTATTTGTTATTCGTTTACTAACCCAAGTACAAAAAACAGTAGCAAGCGTCAGTACGACCGTGGAGGAAGCAAATAAAACAATTCGTGTAGTTACTAAAGATGTGGATGTTTTAACGAGTGAGGTAGAAGGATTATTGGTTAAAACCAATACTTTACTAAACGATGTTAATGGGAAAGTGGCCACCATTGATCCACTATTTACCGCAGTTGCCGATTTAAGTGAAAGTATTTCAGACTTAAATCGTTCGGGTAAAAATGCAGTCGCAAAATTAGGTGCAGTTGGTAAAACAACTGCGCAAGCAACAGTGGCGGGTAAAGTTGGTCAAACAGCATTAAAATTTTTCAATAAACAACGTGAAAATTCAAAAAGTAAATAGATAAAATGGAGGGATTCAAATGGGAAAAACAAGTGGATTTTTATTAGGAGCAGTAGTAGGTGGTGCTGCCGCCGCCGCTGCGGTAATGTTGCTTGCACCAGAATCTGGTAAAGAATTACGCAAAAAATTAGCTGCCCATACTGATGATTTGTTAGATTTTGCCAGTGATTATGCAGATATCGCAAAAGAAAAGAGTCATGATTTAACAGACATCGCTAAAGAGAAAGCAGTTAAATTATCACAACAAGCTGAAGAGACAGCAGATACTTTAAAAAACAAGACAAGTGATTCCTTAGAAGATTTACAAGATTCATCTGCTGATCTCATTGCTAATTTGAAAAAGCAAACAGGAGATCTCTCTGAAAAATTTAAAAAATCAGCTGCAGAAGTAAAAGAGCAAGGTCAAGCTATCGCCGAAGATAAAAAAGAGGACATGGATGATATTGTCATTGACGCAACTAAAGGTGCAAAAGAGATGAAAGAAACACTTAAAGAGGGTGTGTCTGAAGCAAAACCTGTGGCTGAATCTTTAAAAGAAAATACTAAAGATGTAAAAAAAGAAGTTGCGGCACAAGTAAAAGCTGATACCGCTGATGTAAAAGATGTTGTGACAGAGGAAACAAAGATGGCGGCAAAAGATTTTAAAGTAGCGGAAAAAGAACTAAAAGAAAAAGTGGAAGAAAATAATCCAGAATAACAAAAAAACTGTCGCAAATTTTGCGACAGTTTTTTATCTGGTAAGTTAATGGAGAGTAAAATGAAGCGGAATTATTTAAGATTTCTCTCTGCTCAAAAAAGCCCAATCTTTATCTAAGATTGGGCTTTTGAAGATTTTAATACGATAATCTTTCTTATTTTGTAATAATTTGTAATTCTTTGGGTGTCTTGGTAAAAGGTTTGCAGCCATCTTGGGTGACATAAATACAATCTTCAATTCGGACTCCAACTTCTCCAGGTAAATAAATTCCTGGTTCAATTGAAAAACACATACCTTCTTCAATAACTAAATTGTTACCTTCAACCAAAGACGGAAATTCATGAACGGTAGTACCAATACCATGTCCAAGCCGATGGTTGAAATATTTTCCATAACCAGCTTTCTCAATAACATCACGTGCAACTTTATCAATTTGAGCTGCAGTAACACCTGGGCGAACAAAATTTTGGGCAGCTAATTGAGCTTCTAAGACAATTTGATAAATTTTTTCTTGTAAAGCTGTTGGTTTCTCAAAGGCTACTGTGCGCGTAGCGTCACTGCAATACCCTTTCCAAACAACACCTAAATCAAAGAGAACCAATTCGTTTGGAATGATCTTACGTTCACCGGGGGCTCCATGAGGATTGGCTGCATTATCACCAGCCAAAACGATAGTATCAAAACTCATTTGGCTAACGCCGCCTCGTTTCAATTGATATTCAATTTCTGCTGTGATTTCAGCTTCTGAAGCATTTGCCCGTATTGCTGCAAAACCAATTTTAAAAGCCTCATCAGCCCAAGCTCCAGCTTCTTGTAAAAGTTTAATTTCACCAGCAGTCTTACGCAATTGACTTTGTTGAATAATAGGAGTTAAATCAAAATTAAAATCTGTATGCAATAAAAGCGAACGAAGGATTTCAAGACGATCAACAGTTAAATGATTTTTTTCAATTGCAATCTGTTTGGGTTCATCATAGCGTGCTTTAATCGCTGCTACGATTAATTGCCAAGGATTTTCATTATCAGCATATCCTAAAACATCAAATTGCCAGTTACTATTCTTAGCTGTTTCAACTTCTAAAGCTGGGGTAAATAAAAAAGGATCGGAGTTAGCCGAAATAAACAATGCCAAGACGCGTTCATGTGGATCACTTTTATAACCAGAATAATAAGCAATGTGGTCAGGATTGGAAATATAAGCCAACGGGATATCGTGAGATTTTAACCAGGACTTTAACTCTTCAATTTTTACTAAGTTCATATAGAAACCTTCTTTCAAAATAGTCATCTTCATTTTAGCATACTTCTTTTAAAAAAGAATTTTTGAAAAATGATAAAAATTTTCAGGAAAGGAAAGTAAAACGGTTGCATTATGATTCTTTCCATGCTATTCTAACAAAGAAATGTAAATGGTATTTTCAGAAAATACAAATCAATTCATTAAATAAGGAGATATGAAATGGACAAACAAACAATTACGATTTATGATGTTGCCCGAGAAGCCAATGTGTCAATGGCTACTGTTTCGCGTGTTGTTAATGGCAATCCTAACGTGAAGCCTGCTACACGCAAAAAAGTTTTGGAGGTTATTGATCGCTTGGATTACCGTCCCAATGCTGTTGCCCGTGGTTTAGCAAGTAAAAAAACGACAACAGTGGGCGTTATTATTCCCGATGTTAGCAATATGTATTTTGCTTCATTAGCTCGTGGAATTGATGATGTCGCAACAATGTACAAATACAATATTATCTTAGCAAACTCAGATGGGGATACACAAAAAGAAGTAAACGTCTTAAATAATTTATTAGCAAAACAAGTTGATGGTGTAATTTTCATGGGACATCGTATTACCGATGAAATTCGAGGAGAATTTTCGCGTTCGAAGACACCTGTTGTATTAGCCGGCTCAATTGATCCAGATGAGCAAGTAGGTAGTGTTAATATTGATTATATGACTGCAACCAAAGATGCTGTTAATCTATTAGCAAAAAATGTTAATGAAAAAATTGCCTTTGTAAGTGGTGCGTTAATTGATCCAATTAATGGTCAAAATCGTTTGCAAGGGTATAAAG
The genomic region above belongs to Enterococcus saigonensis and contains:
- the lgt gene encoding prolipoprotein diacylglyceryl transferase produces the protein MLAVVDRVAFEFFGIAIYWYAIIIVTGIILAMFLSSREAVRVGLKADDVTDFMLVGLPVALIGARLYYVLFDLPTYMADPLQIFNVRSGGLAIYGGLIAGGIWLIIFCRHQFIPIWKFLDIAAPSIILAQGIGRWGNFMNHEAYGAITTKNFLTNLHLPQFIIDNMYIEGHFRQPTFLYESVWNVLGFLVLIILRNKKIFKEGEVVLSYIIWYSFGRFFIEGMRSDSLYLFGSIRISQALSFVLFFAAWGILVYRRKNNHELKDYDRSRGKDRFLI
- the ccpA gene encoding catabolite control protein A; this encodes MDKQTITIYDVAREANVSMATVSRVVNGNPNVKPATRKKVLEVIDRLDYRPNAVARGLASKKTTTVGVIIPDVSNMYFASLARGIDDVATMYKYNIILANSDGDTQKEVNVLNNLLAKQVDGVIFMGHRITDEIRGEFSRSKTPVVLAGSIDPDEQVGSVNIDYMTATKDAVNLLAKNVNEKIAFVSGALIDPINGQNRLQGYKEALKENDLEYNEGLIFEAKYNFKDGISLVSRLKNSGATAAFVTDDELAIGILDGLVDEGVNVPENFEIVTSNNSLLTDVARPRLSSITQPLYDIGAVSMRLLTKMMNKEEVEEKTIILPYGIDEKGSTK
- the galU gene encoding UTP--glucose-1-phosphate uridylyltransferase GalU, which produces MKVKKAVIPAAGLGTRFLPATKAMAKEMLPIVDKPTIQFIVEEALKSGIEDILIVTGKAKRPIEDHFDANIELETNLKEKGKTELLKLVEETTDVNLHFIRQSHPKGLGHAVLQAKAFVGNEPFVVMLGDDLMEDKVPLTKQLINDYEKTHASTIAVMKVPHEDTSKYGIINPGEQVQPGLYNVKNFVEKPTPEKAPSDLAIIGRYLLTPEIFNVLEVQKPGAGNEIQLTDAIDELNKTQRVFAREFKGQRYDVGDKLGFMKTSIDYGLKHPEVKDGLKDYILELADTFKKEQKIK
- the liaX gene encoding daptomycin-sensing surface protein LiaX, which codes for MNERERILDLVKKGVLSTEEALDLLESIATAKDEKQIKQASETIQADNTDTVENNNDTVDEKSAAEKEVEDILDNLATEAGKASAELDELNVEIAGVKEQLGEVRHALMEYNTKEELEILSETEMTERQLLEEDIKDLEASLDDLVAEKIALEAQLKDIKKDQWQEAKEKISAKIDLPDDWKEQATDAINQAGEKMAEAGTHLGRFLKQTFQSVSETVNDNVEWKDINLKVPGVATTKFEHTFEYPETEASILDVKVANGNIRFEMWEKAGVKVDAKIKLYGKMNEATPFDAFEARSKIDVDNEHISFQVPNKRVRTDLVFYLPKRIYDHVSIRLLNGDVVIKELDAKDVYTKVTNGNIEFQTVNATMLEIEGVNGAIDVFKGSILDSIIETVNGTVTMTTTPQTLGVSLVNGDVRLTFKENNLKKANASSVNGNVKIALPSTLGVEGNARTSLGSINSRMTAYDVVREKKEKMNQMLQFRRLSEDEVAYVELTTTTGNIFLKDAE
- the hprK gene encoding HPr(Ser) kinase/phosphatase, which codes for MAEVVKVIQMVEKLNLEVVTGSEKALNRLIKTADISRPGLELTGYFTYYSYDRLQLFGSKEITFAERMMPEERLMVLRRMCNEETPAFIVSRGLPIPQEMIDACEEFDIAILRSPISTSRLLGEMSAYLSSLLAPRTSVHGVLVDVYGLGVLIQGDSGIGKSETALELIKRGHRLIADDRVDVYQQDELTLVGEPPRILQHLIEIRGIGIIDVMNLFGASAVRGSMQVQLAVYLEGWSKEKTYDRLGSAATSIQIAEVDIPQIKIPVKTGRNVAIIVEVAAMNFRAKAMGYDATKTFEQRLSQLIEENSGNQL
- a CDS encoding NAD(P)H-dependent glycerol-3-phosphate dehydrogenase, which produces MKQKIAVLGPGSWGTALAQVLSENGHEVRIWGNNPAQIDEINTYHTNRHYLPDVKLPENIIAVKDINEALDDCDAALFVVPTKAMRIVAKEFAENVKHQPVIIHASKGLEQESHKRISEILIEEIPAENRKAVVVLSGPSHAEEVVRHDITTITAASVDQAAAEYVQDLFMNDYFRIYTNDDVIGVETGAALKNIIAIGAGAIHGLGYGDDAKAAIMTRGLAEISRLGVAMGANPLTFIGLSGVGDLIVTCTSVHSRNWRAGNLLGKGHSLDEVLDNMGMIVEGVATTKAAMELAQTLKIEMPITETIYSVLYDNKPIKDAARDIMLRDGRKENEFTLN
- a CDS encoding phage holin family protein; this translates as MTYFQRLLVNTLTFIALAVLLPGMVHVSSWVMALIASFVLSILNGFVKPILSLLSLPLTFLTLGLFSFVINAAMLKLTSTFVGEMHFGFSSFGAAIMVAVIMSLVNMIVTEHNMQNYQDD
- a CDS encoding YtxH domain-containing protein; translated protein: MGKTSGFLLGAVVGGAAAAAAVMLLAPESGKELRKKLAAHTDDLLDFASDYADIAKEKSHDLTDIAKEKAVKLSQQAEETADTLKNKTSDSLEDLQDSSADLIANLKKQTGDLSEKFKKSAAEVKEQGQAIAEDKKEDMDDIVIDATKGAKEMKETLKEGVSEAKPVAESLKENTKDVKKEVAAQVKADTADVKDVVTEETKMAAKDFKVAEKELKEKVEENNPE
- a CDS encoding M24 family metallopeptidase, which gives rise to MNLVKIEELKSWLKSHDIPLAYISNPDHIAYYSGYKSDPHERVLALFISANSDPFLFTPALEVETAKNSNWQFDVLGYADNENPWQLIVAAIKARYDEPKQIAIEKNHLTVDRLEILRSLLLHTDFNFDLTPIIQQSQLRKTAGEIKLLQEAGAWADEAFKIGFAAIRANASEAEITAEIEYQLKRGGVSQMSFDTIVLAGDNAANPHGAPGERKIIPNELVLFDLGVVWKGYCSDATRTVAFEKPTALQEKIYQIVLEAQLAAQNFVRPGVTAAQIDKVARDVIEKAGYGKYFNHRLGHGIGTTVHEFPSLVEGNNLVIEEGMCFSIEPGIYLPGEVGVRIEDCIYVTQDGCKPFTKTPKELQIITK
- a CDS encoding PspC domain-containing protein, translating into MKKRLTKSNNNVVLTGTLGGIAEFFGIDPTIVRVIFVFFTLFGVGSTIPLYIILAIIMPSGRSNQSGYEQPRRNYHPKYSEPKTRPRKPAEKIDDDDWSDF
- a CDS encoding DUF948 domain-containing protein, with product MSGGEIAALIAAIAFAVLVVFVIRLLTQVQKTVASVSTTVEEANKTIRVVTKDVDVLTSEVEGLLVKTNTLLNDVNGKVATIDPLFTAVADLSESISDLNRSGKNAVAKLGAVGKTTAQATVAGKVGQTALKFFNKQRENSKSK